A stretch of DNA from Rheinheimera sp. MMS21-TC3:
CGCAAATCGGCTTTTTCATTAGACTCAATAACCGGCTTATTGCGGCGACTTTCCATAGCTGGAATTTTTGCTTCAAATCGTGAGTTTAAACCATGCTCAACAGGGCGCCCTTTGGCGATGGTTAGTTTAATTTTTGCACCTGGGTCAGCTTTACTAGCATGAGTAACTAGTTTAATAATATTTTCTTTACTAAAACCAAACACAATACCACTAGCTTGGGCCGCTTTAACAAGCATATTAGCTGAAATCGATTGTCCGCCCCAAGCACAAGTAATAGTAGCCGAAGCCGACATTTCATCTTCAGCAATTTCAAAACTTACTTCAGCATCAATTTTTTTAGCTATAATATAATTTAATTCTGCATCAGCTTGCGGTGATTGTTTAATTTTTTGTTGTAGTGTGTGATACTCATGTAACAAGTTAGTTAATTGGTCAGATAAAAGACGACAGCGCCCGTAGCCAGCTTCGTTAAGTTGAGTTTCAATGTCATTGCCGCTCAAAGGTTCTGAAGTCACTGGCACCGTTATTTTAATTGTTTGACTGTGCTCGGTAAATTGCATTTTTATATCACTACTTTAGATTCCAGTATAGGAACTACACCACTGCACCAAATAAACCACTAGAAGGCAAGCCCTGATTGTTGTTACAGGGCTAATAATTACTATTAAATATAACTTTCTTGATGAATACGAATAAATAAATCAGTATCAGACTTACTATAATCTATTTTGTATTCTTTATTATTGATTGCTTGAATAAATAATAATATTTTAGTTTCGCCAAATACTTCTGATCCAGAAACATTTACTACTTCCATATAACGCTCTTTAGCCTCGACACGATTGGCAGGCACCTTTTCATCGAACTTCTTTACACCATTTCTAGTGACAACTACTACAGGATCACTTTCTTCATTAACAATAATTAAATCTAACTTTTTATTTTTATGTATTAAGGTGTTACGACCACTAATTAAAAATGCCTTTTCATAAGTACTCATGTGTTTTCCTGCTGAAAATCTAATATCGCCAACATTATGATACAGTCATTACGCACTGTCTAGTTGGCCTCATTACAACTGCCTTAATCGCGCTGCATTAATTGTTTTACATAAAGTTACAGCATCATCTTTAGCTACATTTATGGCAATAAGCAACTCAAAACCTGTGCTATTAGCTAAGCGTTGCATACGCCAAGCAAAAGCCGCTTTAATGCCATTATATACTTGCTGTGAAGTTACAAAGTTATCTACTTCAGATAAAGAGTCAAGCCCACATTGACCACTGGCACAATTTTGTCGCACTGCATCAAGATATAAAGTACGCTGTTCTGTCATAATACGGACAGCTAAACGTAACGGCAAATGCTGTAAAAACTGATCATAATGGGTAACTTTAAAGCCTATAAAAGCTAAATCATTATTGTTAAATTCCGGAACGCCGCTATATAAAAAGCTCGACCAAGGTAATAACCAACTACCTTTACGATGATAATAATGGACGCCTTTATCATCTAGCTGTAATAAATAGCGAGGCTCTGACAATTTAGCCCAACCAGTAAAGATCCCTAAACCCGCCACTATCAAGGCCAAAGCAACAATTAGACTAAATTGTTGCTGCCAGAATATAAAAATTAGCAGCAAAATAATACTGATACTACTTATCAATATTAACCTTGCTCCACCTTTATTAGCAGAATTCTCTATAAATTGTTGTACCATACCAAGTCTATTTAAAAATTATCAATTGCTATTTATGGTTTAATATTACCTGAGTTTCACCCATTAGGAGTATATAATTACTAGTTCCGCCTACAATACGACCAATACCATTTCAAGTGCGATAACAGGAAATCACTTCAGTCATTTTTTCCATACAATAAGCTTGACTAAATCTTTTACTATTTTGCGGAGTTTTTGTGATCAAAATTCATTCTAAATTAATTTGGATAATATTAATTGGCTTACTAGCCTTTACAGCCTATTTATATTGGAATCCTTCATCGCAAAATAATCAACAACGTGGTGGTGGTTTTCCTGTTGCAGTTAAGACTGCTAAAGTTAAGACTAGTCCTATGATAATAAGCGTCTCTAGCTTGGGCACAGGCATAGCTAATCAATCAATTAAAGTTACCTCTCCTACCAGTGACTTTATAACTGAACTAAATATAGAAGAAGGTAAAGCCATTAAAAAAGATGCCGTGATAGCCCGCCTTCATGACGTCCAAGAGCGGGCTCGTGTTACTGAACTTGAAGCTGTTTTATCTGATCAAAAAAGGCAACTTGGTCGCTTAAAAAACTTAGCAACTACCCAAGCGACAGCACAATCATTAATTGATGAACAACAAACTCGAGTCAATACCAGTATTGCCCAACTTGATATAGCTAAAGCACAATTAGCAGAGATGACCATAACCGCACCTTTTGATGGCTATTTAGGCTTACGCCAAGTAAGTAAAGGTGCTTATTTAAATAGTGGCACTGTTATTACTACTTTAGATGATTTAAATACTTTAAAAGTAGAATTCAGTGTTGCTGAACATTATTTAGCAGCGCTTAAGTTAGGTATGCCTTTTAACATTAAAAATGCCGCTTATGGTGATATTACCTTCACCGGTAAAGTGAGTGCAATTGACACTCGGCTTGACCCTGTTACACGTACTATTACAGTGCATGGACAAATAGAAAACAGTGATTTGCGTTTACGCCCAGGTATGTTGTTACAAGTACAATTAGTGCTTGAAGAGCGTGTAGTAATGCAAATTTCTGAAAAAGCGTTAGTACCACAACAAGATAAACAATTTGTCTACTTAGTAGATGCAGACAATAAAGTGTCACGAAAAGAAGTAACAATTGGCCAGCGTATTCCAGGCTGGGTAGAAGTTATCTCTGGTTTAAAAGACGGCGATATCATTGTGATTGAAGGCACGCAAAAGCTTCGCGAAGGCAGCATGATTAATCAGGTTGGAGCGTAATATGTGGCTATCTGATACTTCGGTAAAACGTCCGGTTTTTGCCACTGTTGTTAACTTACTCTTAGTGGTATTCGGTATTGTTTGTTTTACAATGTTACCACTGCGGGAGTTCCCTGATATTGATTCACCTATAGTCAGTATTAGCACTACCTATCCTGGTGCATCTGCTGAAATTGTCGAGTCCAAAATTACTCAATTAATTGAAGATAGGATCAGCGGTGTAGAGGGCATTAAAAATATCACATCTAGCAGCCGCAATGGCAGATCCAACGTTACTATTGAGTTTAATGTTGAGCGTGATATTGATGCAGCAGCTAACGATGTTAGAGAACGAGTAGCCAGAGCATTAAATAACCTACCCGATCAAGCTAATCCACCAGAGGTCTATAAAGCTGGTGATGATGAAAGCACTATTGCTTGGTTTTTTCTTAACAGTGAGAACATGACTTCTTTAGAGCTTACTGATTACGCTGATCGCTATATAGTTGAGCGTTTCTCTGTGGTTGATGGTGTAGCACGCTTACAATTAGGCGGTGCCCGTGATTATGCCATGCGGGTTTGGCTAGATCGTGATGCTATGGCATCACGTGGTGTGACAGTACAAGAAATAGAAGCTGTACTGCGCAATGAAAACGTAGAACTGCCTGCGGGTAACATTAAATCGACCGATAGAGATTTTACTGTGCGCGTGGTGCGTACTTATAAAACTCAACAAGACTTTAGACGCTTAGTAATAAAGCGCGGTGATAATAACTACTTAGTCAGATTAGGTGAAGTAGCAGATGTGCTGTTAACAGCTAAAGATGAAGAAAATGAATTCCGAGGTGATGGTAAGAACTTACTAGGTATAGGTATTATTAAGCAATCTAAAGCTAATACCCTAGAAGTTGTTAAAAATGCTCGCGCTGAAATGGAGCGAATTAAAGCTAGCCTGCCTGATGGCACCACTATAGAGCCCGGCTATGATTCATCGCTCTTTATTGCCGAATCCATTAAAGAAGTTTATAACACTTTAGCCATAGCTATGGTGTTAGTTGTATTAGTTATTTTCTTGTTTTTGGGCAATATTCGCGCAACCTTTATTCCGGCAATAACAGTTCCGGTCGCTTTAGTCTCTGCCGTTACTGTCTTATATGCCCTAGATTTCTCAATCAACTTATTAACGCTATTAGCTATGGTATTAGCCATCGGCTTAGTAGTAGATGATTCTATTGTCGTATTAGAGAACATTTATCGCCGTATAGAGCGTGGCGAACATCCTTTACTTGCCTCCTATCGTGGGGCTCGTGAAGTCGGTTTTGCTGTTATTGCCACTACCTTAGTATTGATTTCGGTGTTTGTGCCGCTTATTTTTATGCAAGGTCAATTAGGTAAATTATTTACTGAATTTGCACTAGCCATAGCGGCTGCAGTCGCATTTTCAAGCGTCGCAGCTTTAACCCTCACCCCTATGTTATCTAGCAAACTTTTAGCCCATAAAAAGCGTGAAAGTAAATTAGGTATTTGGCTACATTCTGGCTTTAATAAGTTAGAAAATGCCTATCAACGGCAATTAGACATTGTATGTGAAACTCGTTGGCCAGTAATGATAGTGGTAGTTTTATGTTTTATTGCCAGCTTTTTACTAGTACGTATTTTACCGGGCGAATTAGCACCAAGTGAAGATCGCGGTACTTTCTTTATTATGATGAGCCCAGCTGAAGGGGCAAGTTATACTAGCAATAGCCGTAATATGCGCTTAATAGAAGATATTTTAATGCCATATTATGAAAAAGGTGAGTTTAATCGCCTACTTCTGCGCGTACCAGGATGGGGAAATAGTGGTGGTGTAGCTATAGTTGGTAGCGAAAACTGGACTAATGGTAAGCGTAAAACTCAAGAGTTAATGACGGAAGTTAGTAAAGAAATTAATGAGCTAGCTGATGTTCGTGCTTTTACTTTTATGCGTAGTGGCTTAGGTGGCGGCGGCGGCAGCAGCAGACCAATAAGCTTCGTATTGCAAGGTAACACCTATGAGGAGCTAGCTCGTTGGCGTGATATTGTGATAGAAAAAGCGGCTGAAAACCCTAATATATTAATGCTAGATCACGATTATAAAGAGACTGTTCCCCAAGTATTAGTAGAGATAAATACTGAGCGTGCCGGCGACTTAGGCATATCAGTAGGTGCTATAGGCCGTTCATTAGAAGCCATGTTAGGCGGCCGTCGTGTTACTACTTTCTTAGATCGCGGTAAAGAGTATGACGTTATCATAGAAGGTAAAGAGGATGACTTCTCGGCACCTGGTAGTATCTCTAATGTATACTTACGCTCATCAGTATCAGGCCAACTAATCTCTCTTGATAACTTAGTTACCTTAAAAGAAGAAGCAACATCGTCTAGCTTAAACAGATATAACCGGATGCGCTCTATCACTTTAAGCGGTAGTTTAGCACCTGGTTATAGTTTAGGTGAAGCCCTAGAATATTTAGAGAGTATTGTTAAAACAGAGATCCACGATACCGTTGGTATTGACTATAAAGGCGAGTCTTTACTGTACCAAGAAAGTGGCAATGCGACCTTAATGGTATTTATTTTAGCCTTACTTATTACTTATCTAGTATTAGCGGCTCAGTTTGAAAGCTTTATTCATCCTTTAGTAATTTTAATTACTGTGCCTTTGGGCTTAGTCGGTGCTTTGTCCGGTTTATACTTTAGTGGCATGACGCTAAATATATACAGTCAAATAGGCTTAATTATGTTGATTGGTTTAGTTGCTAAAAACGGCATCTTAATTGTCGAGTTTGCTAACCAACTTCGTGATGCTGGTGTCGAGTTTAGCCAAGCCGTAAAACAAGCCGCAACCCAACGCTTACGCCCTATTGTTATGACTGCTTTTACTACTTCTATGAGTAGTATTCCGCTGATTATTGCCAGCGGTCCTGGCTCAGAAAGTAGAATGGTAATAGGTATGGTTATTTTCTGTGGTGTGACTTTAGCAACTTTAATGACTATCTACGTTGTTCCTGTGACTTATATGGCCTTTGCACGTCACACTGGCTCACCTAAACGCTTAGAGCAAAAGTTAGCTAAGTTAGAACAAGAAAATATCAATGCTAGTGCAGCAGATGAAGTCGCGCCAACAACTTAATTAAGCGAACTAACATTTACTCTAGCTAAATTTTAAAAGCGCTCTAAACTAAATTAGAGCGCTTTTTTGTACAAAAAACCGTAAAAACTCGCTAACGAATATAAAGTTAATATTATGCTTACAAATAAAACGCTCTAGTAAACTAGATTTGGGAGACATTATGTCATTACAAACTGCAACCTTTGGCGCCGGCTGTTTTTGGTGCTTAGATGCGGCCATGAACAATCTTAACGGGGTTAAGCAAGCACTAAGCGGCTATATGGGCGGCGAGGCTAATTTAGCTAATTACCAAGATGTATGCTCAGGAAAAAGTGGCCATGCCGAAGTGGTTCAAGTTGTATTTGATCCTAGCATTATTAGCTTTGAGCAACTTTGTTTAATATTTTTTAGTTTGCATGACCCTACTCAATTAAATAGACAAGGTAACGACATAGGTAGTCAATATCGCTCTGTTATTTTTTACCACTGCCAAACCCAACTAGCCGTTGCCCAACAGCTAATTAAACAATTAACAGACCAAGCCGTGTTTGCTCAAAGTATTGTTACAGCTTTAACACCGGCTACCAATTTTTTTGTCGCCGAAAAGCAGCATCAAAACTATTTTCAACAACACCCTGAACAGGGATATTGCCAGATAATAATTGCGCCTAAAATGGCCAAGTTTCGCCAGCAATATGCCGACTTACTTAAAAGCTAACACTCACTACTCAACACTAGACTACAGCTTGTAGCTAAGGCTAAGTTTAACGTTAGCTCCTGCTGTAGCATAGCCTGCACTAGTTTGATATTGCTTATTAAATAGATTATTAACAGTTGTACGTAAACTCAGCTTAGAGCTAAGTTGATAGCTAGCGCCTAGCCCCCATAGCGTAAAGCTAGATACATTAGCCTCTGGTGCAAAATCACCTTGAAAAGTAGCACTTTGATAATCTGCCGTTACAAAAGCTGACCAATCATCAGCAGCATAACTTAGTCGCCAATTAAGAGTGTTTTCAGGTCTACGCTCAAGTTTATTGCCGGTACTGACATTTTTAGTATCTAACCAAGTATAAGCAATCTCATTGGTAAACTTACTCCATTGCTGAACCATGCTTAATTCAATACCAACTATTTTGGATAAGGTAATATTTTCAGCCTGCTTTATACCTTGAATTAGATTAGTAACATCACGCTGAAACCAGCTTAGCTCAAGTTGTAATTGAGCACTATTATAACGTAAGGCCAGCTCATCGGCTAAAGATTGCTCTGGCTTTAAGTTGGGATTAGCATAACCTGGATAATATAACGCATTAAATGATGGGATTTTAAACGCCGTCGCCCGACTTGCCCGCACTAACCAGTGCGGTAAAAACTGATAGCCTACAGCCAGTTGCCAAGTATTTTCAGCACCATATTGATCAAACATATCGCGCCGAGCCGCGGCCTCTAATTGCAGTCCATTTTGCTGATAACTTACCCCTGTAAATAAAGCCCTATTTATTCGGCTAGTCTGTTCATAAGCGGTAGCAGAGCGCTCAACTTGCTCTTGATACCAATTAACCCCGCCTAGCAGCGTAACAGAGGAACTAACTTGGCTATAAGCCTGATAGTTAAGCTCATCCCGTTCGGTCATAAAGGGCGAGCGTGAGTTAGAGCCAAAGCTCGTATCATTATCTAAGCTACGACTCAGTTGTAGCTGATGCTGCCACTGACCTAGTTGATGCTGCCAACCTAGTAGATAATTTCTATTTAAGCTATCGGCTTGGTCTTCATCATTCCAGGCAGAATCAAATTGGTATCGGCCTGAGCTTAGATCGGTTTGTACTTGCCATAAGCCAAAACGGGTTTGATAATCGGCTGCTAGCTTAGCAAACTGCTGCTGATAGCCGTCTTTGTCGGCATCTAAATTGGGTTGGCTATTAAAGCCATCAGCTCTACTACCGCCTACAGTTGCCCGCAGAATAAGCGCATCAATAGTATGGCTAGCACTAATATCAGCGCCAACTTGGCCATAACTACCCGTATTGGCATTAACCTCAAGCACTGCATTGCTGCGCCTAGTGGTAATAGCAATAATACCGGATAATGCATCGGCACCATAAAAAGCAGCCCTTGGCCCTCGAATTACTTCTATTCGCTCAATTAACTCCAGCGGCACCATAGATAAGGCTTTATAACCTAAGGTGGCCGAACCTAGCCTTACACCATCTATTAACACTAAACTATGGCCAGTATTCCCCCCTCGAATATACACACTGGCATTTTGGCCTCTACCTCCATCGCGTGATAGATTAATGCCTACTAGCTGAGACAATAAGTTAGGTAAGTCATCCGCTTGTCTAGCCATAATGTCGGCTCGCTCTAATACCGTTACACTAGCTAATACCTGCTGTTGGGCAGTTGTATAACGGTTAGCATAAATACTAATATGCTCCATTTCATGGGTAAGATTAGCTTGATTATTCATAACCGAAGCAGCAAGATTACCACTCCATGCGACTAAACTAGCCGCTACAGCAGATTTAAACATAAAGACTCCAAAAACGTGCCCACCGCACCTTTGTAATACCTTGATTTATTTGGCCGGTCTCCGGGCTGACAACCTGCTTGCGCCTACCCTTGCCTTCCCATCAATTGACAGTGGCTATTAAGGGTATTCAGTTGTTTACCGTTGCGGGGGCAGCTCTGGATTTACACCAGATTCCCGATTATCTGCATTTTCAGCAGCACCAAAAAAAAGCGGCTTCCTGATGAAGCCGCGGGCAGTTTAGCCTGAGTTACTGACAGCGCCAATAGGCGTCTAGCTATTTTAATTGAAGATTAATCGCGGAAATTATTAAACTGAAAGGCTTGTTCTAGCTCTGCAGAACGGACAACTGCCATAGCCTCTTGCAAGTCATCACGCTTTTTACCGGTAACCCGCACTTGCTCACCTTGAATAGAAGCTTGCACTTTTAACTTATTATCTTTAATTAACTTAACTAATTTTTTTGCCATAGCCGCATCAATACCTTGTTGCAAGGTTAAGCTTTGGCTATAAGTTTTGCCTGAGTGAACAATATCACCCTCTTTAAAAGAACGTACATCTAAACCACGTTTAATAGCTTTATTTAAAAAAATCTCTAGCATTTGCTGTAATTGAAACTCAGCTTCTGCTTGCATGGTTATCAATTTATCTTTAATGGTAAATTCAGCTTCTACACCACGAAAGTCAAAACGTGTCGCTAACTCTCGATTTGAATTTTCTACTGCATTAAGCACTTCTTGCTGATCAACCTCAGAAACAATATCAAATGATGGCATGCCCATTCTCCTAAACTTAAGATTTGTCTGCTAGCGATTATAACCACAAAACTGCTACAATCCGAGCCAGTTCTGCAAATTAACAACCGAACCTTCAGAGCTAAGAATTTAATGCTTAAATAGGCAGTTAAAAAGGATGTATTTGTGCCCCAACAATTTTATCGCATAGTCTGTATCTTAGGCTTTGCTGTGGCAACAGCCAGTTTTTTAGCTGAGCTGCAAGGTTACTCTATAGCTGGTGGTTTAGCCCATTTAGATAAACTAGCTCATTTTATTATTTTTGCTGTGTTAAGCGGTTTATTATGGAAAGGTTTTAAATTAACCCTAGTACCCGCATTTATTTTATTGAGCAGCTATGGTGCCGCCATAGAATTAGCTCAGCATTACTTTACCCGTCGTAATGGTGATTGGTTTGATTTATTAGCAGATATTGCTGGTATTGTTAGCTTTTATATTTGTAGAGCATTATGGCATCGTATCCGGCCACGCAGCTAGACCTAAACTGGACCATAGTTGGTCAAGGTGCCATTGGCTTATTAGCTGCTTGTCGCCTGCAACAGCAATCTAATACTGTGACCTTGCATTTACGCCAGCCTAATAGTCTAGATATTATGTTTACCGCCACTGATGGCCAGCAACAGCAATATTATTTTAGCCCTGCTGTTGCACCTTATCAGGCTGTCTTAGTACCCATTAAAAGTTACGATGTCCTTGCGGGGATTAAAGAATTAATTCCGTTACTAAGCACTCAAGCGCAAATAATATTATCCCACAATGGCATGGGGACTATTGAGCAAGTTTTACCCCTACTATTACCAAGCCAAGGATTATGGTTTTTAACTACTACTCATGCTGCTCTTAAAACCTCAGCTACAACGCTGCAGCATACTGGTCAAGGTCAATCGGTATTAGCGCCTTTAAATCTAGCTGCAAACAAGCAATCTAGTGCGGTTAAACAGGCAATGACAATAGCCTTAGGCCCAGTTCAGCTAGCAACGGATATTAAACCGTTTTTATGGCAAAAGTTATTAATTAATGCCGTAATTAATCCCTTAACGGCTATTAATAATTGCAAAAATGGTGACTTGTTAGCAGCTAAGTATACAAAAACTATTCAGCAGCTAGTAACTGAAGTCTGTGCAGTAAGCCAAGCTACGGGGTATAAAATGGCTATTGAGGAATCTGTGCAACGAGTACGCCACGTTATGCAGGCAACAGCCACTAACTTTAGCTCAATGCAGCAAGATGTTTATCATCAACGGCAAACAGAAATTAATGCTATTTCTGGTTTTATAGTTGAACAAGGCCGGCAATACGCTATAAATACGCCGGTTAATTTGCAGCTACAACAACAAGTGTTACAGCTGCAGCAAAGCTATGGCCTGTAAACAGCTATATTCTTAAAGCCTTGTTCTTGCATCACTAAAGCTTGTAAACGGCTCATTACCCCTTGATCACAGTAAAAGTAATACTGTTTAGTTTGATCTAAAGTAGAAAATTGACTCTGTAAGCGAAAGAAAGGTAACTCAATAACTTCCACATCCACCAGCTGTAAGGGCTTAAGATCGGTTTCTTCAGGTGAGCGAATATCCACCACTATACTTGTAGCGGGTAGCTCGCTTAACTCACTTACTATCTGTGCTTGTTGATCGGCTTGAAAATCAATAGTGCGGATATCTAAAACTTTAGCTTGCTGTACCGCATTGTCTAAGACGCTAAAGTCAAAGTTTTCTTCATTAGCTAACACCTCTGATAACACAGCATTAATAGTGGGTTTACGCGAGATTACACCACAATACTCTGGCATACTTTTAGCAATATCTTCAGCCCCTATCTGTTTAGCTATATCTATAATCTGTTGTTTATCATGATATATAAGCGGCCTTAATATCAGCATATCTGTCACTCTATCGATAGCATTTAAGTTTGCTATGGTCTGGCTAGATACTTGACCGATACTCTCGCCGGTGACAATAGCTTTAATACCCAGGTTTTCAGCCACAGTGCTAGCAGCACGCATCATCATCCGTTTTAAAACCACGCCCATTAGACCGTTGTCTATTTTTTCTAGTATTTCATCTACTACAGGAGCAAAGTTAACGCTAACAAACTTAACTTTGTGCGACAAACTGTACTTATGCCAGATCAAATGGGCCATTTCACGCACACCAGTCTCATGCGCTGCTCCACCTAAGTTAAAAAACACATAATGGGTGCGTAAGCCTTTACGGATCATTAAATAACTTGCGACAGCAGAATCATAGCCGCCTGAAATTAATGACAACACATCCGACTGAGAAGGTAATGGGAAACCGCCCATACCAGCATGAGTTTGCCTAACCATTAGCAGTAAATTGCGCTTTATTTCTAAGTTTACGGTTAAATCAGGCTTTTTAAGCTGCACCTTAGCACTGGCTACTAGCTGATTTAAGCCACCACCAATATACCGCTCAGCTTCTATCGAACTAAAATCATGGCTTCCCATGCGACGAACACGAACACAAAAGGTTTTATTTTCAAGCTGGCTAGCATAAACATCTTTAACTTGCTGATAAATATCATCTAAAGAAGTAAATTGGCTCGACTGCATTTCAGAGAAATTAACAATGCCTGGGATACAGCTTAAACGATCAATTAGTTTTTGCCGTAACTCTGCGCTATCGCTGTCGCAACGAACAGTAAGATGATCAAAGTTATTATTCACCCGCACAGCAGCATCAACCTGAACTAAAATGGTTTTTAAATTACGCTCTAATAATTTAGTTTGCCGTTTGCGAACAGAATTGCTTTTAATAACAATTTCAGGATGGAGCTTAATAATAAATTCAATCATAAGAGGTTTAAGTTGTGGCAGAAAAAGTGGCGCAGATTATAGCGGATCTATTACTAAAGACCTAATCTGCGCCAAAAATTAGTTAGTTTCACCCTCTAAACTAACAGGAGTAGATTCTTTAGCCTTACCTTGCATGATAGATATTTCTACCCGACGGTTACGCCGCCTATTGACTTCAGTATCATTTGGCTCTAGCGGTTTAGTATCGGCATGGCCAACTACCACTAATCGGGTTCGATCAAAACCCTGTGCTTTTACCATTTCTGTCGCCACCGATACAGCTCGTTGCGCCGATAAGTCCCAATTATTAGTATGCAACTCATTTGACACTTGAATGTCATCGGTATGGCCAGTTACAGTTATTTCACCAGGAACATCATTAAGCAATAAGCCAATGCGCTGCACTATTGGTTTAAACCTTGGTTGTAAAAAAGATGAGCCAGAAGCAAAAGAACCATTTTCTCGAATACGAATAATAATTTGCTGGCCTAAAGATTCCAACTCAATAGCACCATCAAGAATTTGTTGCTCTAATTGCTCGGCTAGCTTTTTCACTTCTTTATTAGTTCTATCTTGGGCAGCTTGCTGAGCCGCTTCTGCTTCCGATATTTGCTCGGCATTACTGGCAGACTCACCGCCTATCATATCGTCACGCTGCTCTTTTCTGCCCCCAGCAGAGTCTTCATCACCAGCTTGAAACTCAATAACTTGCTGAGTTACTTCCATGGTTTGTTGCTGTAAGGTTTCTATTGGTGTTGGCTCAGGTCGGCCAGGACGAAATTCTAATGCAATAACACTAGTGCCTTTTGGAATATCATCAACTTCAATTTTATTTTGCACCCCAAAAGCCATCTTCATCGAGCCAGCTATTTGCTTAAACTTAAGCACATCCATTTCAGAAAAGGCTAACAATAAAACAAAGAAGCACATTAAAAGTGCCATTAAGTCAGCAAAGGTGTTCATATACATTGGCAAGCCCGGAGGCGGACATTTACACTCTTCAGCTTCATCATTCATTTTAATCTACCACTACTTCTTGGCGTTTACTTTGCGCTAAATAATTACGCAAAATTCCTTCAATTATTTTCGGATTTTGACCATCTTGGATCCCTAAAATAGCATCAACAATCAACTGGTAGTTTTGTTTTTCTTGCTGGTTTCTTACCGCTAATTTATCTGCAATAGGGATAGCAATAACGTTAGCAATAAAAGCACCGTATAAAGTGGTTAATAATGCTACAGCCATAGCTGGGCCAATTGCTTTTGGATCATCCATATTCGATAACATAGCCACTAAACCAACTAAAGTACCTATCATCCCCATAGCGGGGGCAACTTCGCCTAACCCTTTAAATACACCAATAGCAATTTCATGGCGTTTCTCGGTTAGGCTAATATCTTTTAACAAAGTGGATCTCACCACATCACCATCATGACCATCCACTAACATATTTACGCCTTTTTGCA
This window harbors:
- the pomA gene encoding flagellar motor protein PomA codes for the protein MDIATIVGMLGAIGFVILAMVLGSAGNVGIFYDTVSILIVVLGSIFVVISKFTLSQFIDSGKAAAKAFMYKIEPPEELIEKAVQLADSARKGGFLALEEADIPNQFMQKGVNMLVDGHDGDVVRSTLLKDISLTEKRHEIAIGVFKGLGEVAPAMGMIGTLVGLVAMLSNMDDPKAIGPAMAVALLTTLYGAFIANVIAIPIADKLAVRNQQEKQNYQLIVDAILGIQDGQNPKIIEGILRNYLAQSKRQEVVVD